A stretch of the Nitratireductor thuwali genome encodes the following:
- a CDS encoding ABC transporter ATP-binding protein, with product MQLIARNITHHYGGTAVLEDISFAIGAGEIVCVVGPSGCGKSTFLRIAGGLERPDSGEVLVAGAAPEGSLNPLTYIFQDFALLPWRSVAGNVSLVLEDHGIRGAEARAIVADVLARTNLSDFARALPRQLSGGMKQRVAIARALAVKPAIMLMDEPLSALDSQTRELLMDDLVALWQRERFSACYVTHNLNEAVRLGSRIIVLSRRPGRIREVVEIDMPIDQRAERLAELERLQRRVWEIMREEAREADREIADVP from the coding sequence ATGCAGCTGATCGCCCGCAACATCACCCACCACTATGGTGGCACGGCGGTGCTGGAGGACATCTCCTTCGCTATCGGCGCCGGCGAGATCGTCTGCGTTGTCGGCCCTTCGGGCTGCGGGAAATCCACCTTCCTGCGCATCGCCGGAGGGCTGGAGCGGCCGGACAGCGGCGAGGTGCTGGTGGCGGGCGCGGCGCCTGAAGGCTCGCTCAACCCGCTGACCTACATCTTCCAGGACTTCGCTCTGCTGCCCTGGCGGTCGGTGGCCGGCAATGTCAGCCTGGTGCTGGAAGACCACGGGATCAGGGGGGCGGAAGCGCGCGCCATCGTCGCCGATGTCCTGGCGCGCACCAATCTTTCGGACTTCGCAAGGGCGCTTCCCCGGCAGCTTTCCGGCGGCATGAAGCAGCGCGTGGCAATCGCCCGCGCGCTGGCCGTGAAGCCGGCCATCATGCTGATGGACGAGCCGCTGTCGGCGCTCGACAGCCAGACGCGCGAACTGCTGATGGACGATCTGGTGGCGCTGTGGCAGCGCGAGCGCTTTTCCGCCTGCTACGTCACCCATAATCTGAACGAGGCGGTGCGGCTGGGAAGCCGGATCATCGTGCTTTCGCGCCGGCCCGGGCGCATCCGCGAAGTGGTCGAGATCGACATGCCGATCGACCAGCGCGCCGAGCGGCTGGCCGAGCTGGAAAGGCTTCAGCGGCGCGTGTGGGAGATCATGCGCGAGGAAGCACGCGAGGCGGACCGGGAGATTGCCGATGTCCCATGA
- a CDS encoding ABC transporter substrate-binding protein, with translation MFTISRRLLGVLALSGAAALAMPASAADKINIGILSLASHSPSIIAEAKGYFADQDLDVEFVSFQAAQPMAVAIASGDVDFGMTAISGGLISLADKGVVKIIGGALQETPEIDGQKILASKAAFDDGVKTPADLKGRSFGITTTGSSFHYMAHKIADKEGFDRSEIKVKPLQKVPAVIASLKSGQIDAWSIVPNIAGALTSGPEVVEIGRISDYIDNYQVTTVFTSTANVTDKPDLVKRFLAGLSNGIADYNAALVDKTMSEEETAEIVAMIHKYVYSDQPIEKADPRIRAGAMRINENAALSLASVEDQLEWFKSENLVPEGVTMEKLVDTSFVETR, from the coding sequence ATGTTCACCATTTCACGCAGGCTTCTCGGGGTTCTGGCGCTTTCGGGCGCGGCGGCGCTTGCCATGCCGGCCTCGGCGGCCGACAAGATCAATATCGGCATCCTGTCGCTTGCCTCGCATTCGCCGAGCATCATCGCCGAGGCCAAGGGCTATTTCGCCGACCAGGACCTGGACGTCGAGTTCGTCTCCTTCCAGGCCGCCCAGCCCATGGCCGTCGCCATTGCCTCGGGCGATGTCGATTTCGGCATGACGGCGATTTCCGGCGGGCTGATCAGCCTGGCCGACAAGGGCGTGGTGAAGATCATCGGCGGCGCGCTGCAGGAAACGCCGGAGATCGACGGGCAGAAGATCCTCGCCTCGAAGGCCGCCTTCGACGACGGCGTGAAGACGCCGGCAGACCTCAAGGGCCGCAGCTTCGGCATCACCACCACCGGCTCGTCCTTCCACTACATGGCGCACAAGATCGCCGACAAGGAAGGCTTCGACCGCTCCGAGATCAAGGTCAAGCCGCTGCAGAAGGTGCCGGCCGTCATCGCCTCGCTGAAGAGCGGGCAGATCGACGCGTGGTCGATCGTTCCCAATATAGCCGGCGCGCTCACCAGCGGGCCGGAAGTGGTCGAGATCGGCCGGATCTCCGACTATATCGACAATTACCAAGTCACCACCGTTTTTACCTCGACGGCCAATGTCACCGACAAGCCGGACCTTGTGAAGCGCTTCCTGGCGGGGCTTTCCAACGGCATCGCCGACTATAATGCCGCGCTCGTCGACAAGACAATGAGCGAGGAGGAGACGGCAGAGATCGTCGCGATGATCCACAAATACGTCTATTCCGACCAGCCCATCGAGAAGGCTGATCCGCGCATCCGCGCCGGCGCCATGCGCATCAACGAGAATGCGGCGCTGAGCCTGGCGAGCGTGGAAGACCAGCTCGAATGGTTCAAGTCAGAGAACCTCGTTCCCGAGGGCGTGACCATGGAGAAGCTGGTCGACACGAGCTTCGTGGAGACGCGCTGA